The Falco naumanni isolate bFalNau1 chromosome 1, bFalNau1.pat, whole genome shotgun sequence genome window below encodes:
- the MORC2 gene encoding ATPase MORC2 isoform X5, giving the protein MRIGKDFILFTKKNNTMTCLLLSRTFHEEEGIDEVIVPLPTWNARSRESVTDNMEKFAIETELIYKYSPFKSEQEVMEQFSKIRGEKGTLVIIFNLKLMDNGEPELDVTSDPRDIQMAETPPEGTKPERRSFRAYAAVLYIDPRMRIFINGHKVQTKRLSCCLYKPRMYKYTSNRFKTRAEQEVKKAEHMARIAEEKAREAESKARALELRLGGDLTWESRVTLRQVQNSAITMRREADVKKRIKDAKQRALKEPKELNFIFGVNIEQRELDGMFIYNCSRLIKMYEKVGPQLEGGMACGGVVGVVDVPYLVLEPTHNKQDFADAKEYRHLLKAMGEHLAQYWKDVAIAQRGIIKFWDEFGYLSANWNQPPSSELRYKRRRAMEIPTTIQCDVCLKWRTLPFQLSSVEKNYPDSWVCSMNPDPEQDRCEAAEQKQKVPLGTLKKDLKSQEEKQKQLTEKIRQQQEKLEALQKTTPIRSQADLKKLPLEVTTRPAGEDTQSQTRPQRPRSPPLPDVIKNAPSRPPPSPTPLPKSVSQLKRSSSAWPNISTPKLASMLSKEEASTSKTQQQTVTAGKSNSTLKTVAKPGTTMKPPCAVLQNPKSSHEAPSPKAAKVPALKKSATVKCPQASSTRKRTLNTAEDGSEEEGEHKKEKTKRGKFVGVKEEKKDSSEVVVELTDSAGEEELAELKKAQKDKGMHVEVRVNKEWFTGRVTAVEMGKHAVRWKVKFDYVPTDTTPRDRWVKKGSEDVRLMKPPSPEYQAPDTQQEEQVVVAEPSTSDCVRIEPDTTGPSSSQETVDLLVHILRNFLRYFLPPNFPISKKELSSMSSEGLLAFPLKEYFKQYEIGLQNLCNSYQTRADARAKACEENLHNLERKLKETEEKLQKLRTNIVALLQKVQEDIDINTDDELDAYIEDLITKGD; this is encoded by the exons ATGCGGATTGGGAAGGATTTTATCCTgttcacaaagaaaaacaacaccATGACTTGCCTTCTCTTGTCACGGACATTCCATGAGGAAGAAGGCATTGATGAG GTTATTGTTCCCCTGCCAACCTGGAACGCACGAAGCCGGGAGTCTGTGACTGACAACATGGAGAAGTTTGCTATTGAGACGGAGCTAATTTATAAGTATTCACCTTTCAAATCAGAACAGGAAGTGATGGAGCAGTTTAGTAAGATACGTGGTGAGAAAG GTACCCTGGTGATCATCTTTAACCTCAAACTAATGGATAATGGAGAGCCAGAGCTGGATGTGACTTCTGATCCCCGAGACATTCAGATGGCAGAAACACCTCCAGAAGGAAC AAAGCCTGAGCGCCGCTCATTCCGTGCCTATGCTGCTGTGCTTTATATTGATCCCAGGATGAGGATCTTCATAAATGGACACAAAGTACAAACCAAACGACTTTCATGCTGCCTGTACAAACCAAG GATGTACAAGTATACTTCAAACCGTTTCAAGACCCGTGCAGAGCAAGAGGTGAAGAAAGCAGAGCACATGGCGAGGATAG CGGAGGAGAAGGCTCGTGAGGCGGAGAGTAAAGCCCGTGCCCTTGAGCTGCGCCTAGGAGGTGATCTTACGTGGGAGTCCAGG GTGACGCTACGTCAAGTCCAGAACTCTGCAATAACCATGCGCCGAGAGGCCGATGTGAAGAAAAGGATCAAGGATGCGAAGCAGCG AGCACTGAAGGAACCCAAAGAACTGAATTTTATCTTTGGTGTGAATATTGAGCAGCGCGAATTGGATGGCATGTTCATTTATAACTGCAGTCGCCTGATAAAGATGTATGAGAAGGTTGGCCCACAGCTGGAGGGTGGCAT GGCATGTGGTGGAGTGGTAGGTGTGGTGGATGTGCCCTATTTAGTTCTGGAGCCAACCCATAATAAACAAGACTTTGCTGATGCCAAAGAGTATCGACACTTGCTGAAGGCCATGGGAGAGCATTTGGCTCAGTATTGGAAGGATGTTGCCATAG cccAGAGAGGTATCATCAAGTTCTGGGATGAGTTTGGTTATTTGTCAGCAAACTGGAACCAGCCTCCATCTAGTGAACTGCGTTACAAGCGCCGGAGAGCCATGGAGATCCCTACCACGATTCAGTGCG ATGTATGTCTGAAATGGCGGACTCTCCCATTCCAGCTGAGTTCAGTGGAGAAGAATTACCCTGATAGCTGGGTATGCTCTATGAACCCTGATCCTGAACAAGACAG GtgtgaagctgcagagcagaagcagaaggtaCCATTGGGAACTCTGAAGAAAGACTTGAAatcacaggaggaaaagcagaaacaactAACAGAGAAAATCcgccagcagcaggaaaagctggaagCTCTGCAG aAAACCACTCCAATTCGGTCTCAAGCTGACTTAAAGAAACTGCCTCTGGAAGTGACCACACGGCCTGCAGGGGAG GACACCCAGTCGCAAACCCGACCTCAGCGCCCACGATCTCCTCCTTTACCTGATGTAATCAAGAATGCTCCAAGCAGACCACCACCATCACCCACACCTCTTCCCAAGTCCGTCAGTCAGCTGAAAAGGAGCTCTTCAGCCTGGCCGAATATCAGCACTCCCAAACTGGCAAGCATGCTCTCCAAGGAGGAGGCAAGCACTTCCAAGACACAACAGCAGACTGTGACAGCTGGAAAGTCTAACAGCACTTTAAAAACTGTTGCCAAACCAGGTACAACAATGAAGCCACCCTGTGCTGTCCTGCAGAACCCCAAAAGCTCACATGAGGCACCCAGTCCAAAAGCTGCTAAGGTGCCTGCACTAAAGAAATCTGCCACTGTCAAATGCCCACAG GCGTCTTCCACTCGGAAGAGGACCTTGAACACCGCAGAGGATGGGtctgaggaggagggggagcacaagaaggagaaaacaaaacgGGGCAAGTTTGTGggagtgaaagaagaaaagaaggattcCAGTGAGGTGGTGGTAGAG CTTACAGACAGTGCTGGGGAAGAAGAGCTGgcagaactgaagaaagctCAGAAAG ATAAAGGGATGCATGTGGAAGTACGTGTGAACAAGGAGTGGTTCACAGGCCGTGTCACAGCTGTGGAAATGGGCAAGCATGCAGTACGGTGGAAGGTGAAGTTTGATTATGTTCCTACAGACACCACACCAAGGGATCGCTG ggTAAAGAAGGGCAGTGAGGATGTGAGATTGATGAAGCCTCCCTCTCCTGAGTACCAGGCTCCAGATACACAGCAGGAAGAGCAGGTTGTTGTGGCTGAACCTTCTACCTCAGACTGTGTCAGAATTGAGCCAGACACCACtggtcccagcagcagccaagaaacAGTAGACTTATTAGTCCACATCCTTCG AAATTTTTTGCGGTACTTCCTACCTCCGAACTTTCCTATCTCCAAGAAGGAGCTGAGTTCCATGAGCTCAGAAGGGTTGCTGGCATTTCCCTTG aaagaatatttcaaaCAGTATGAGATAGGTCTGCAGAACCTGTGCAATTCATATCAGACACGTGCTGACGCCCGGGCCAAAGCCTGTGAAGAAAACCTCCACAACTTGGAGagaaagctgaaggaaacaGAGGAGAAACTGCAGAAGCTGAGGACCAACATCGTGGCCCTTCTGCAGAAAGTGCAGGAG GACATTGATATTAATACAGATGATGAACTGGATGCATATATTGAGGACTTGATCACGAAAGGAGATTGA
- the LOC121082763 gene encoding apelin receptor A-like gives MEYAEAEEYYYGEEVAGNATGEACEWQADWEASFSLLPLLYLLVFALGLSGNGLVLLTVWRGPRARRRSADAYIGNLALADLAFVATLPLWAAYTALRFHWPFGAALCKLSSFLVLLSMFASAFCLGGLSAERCRAAAPPPRAVPRRRPAGLGPLAALWAAAAAAALPALLLREARRGPRNRTLCELAAGGAGRAAALSLGATVVGFAAPLLLMAVCYCCVGAAVRRHLRPRRRLLRLMAALVAVFAGCWLPFHLLKSLFALAAAGLLELPCALLGLIARLHPYATCLAYLNSCLNPLLYAFLDGRFRARCRLLLGQRRPAAAAASSTPSGPTQRSELPPAGTKL, from the coding sequence ATGGAGTACGCGGAGGCGGAGGAGTACTACTACGGGGAGGAGGTGGCGGGCAACGCGACGGGGGAGGCGTGCGAGTGGCAGGCGGACTGGGAGGCGTCCTTCtcgctgctgccgctgctgtaCCTGCTGGTTTTCGCCCTGGGGCTGTCGGGCAACGGGCTGGTGCTGCTGACGGTGTGGCGCGGCCCGCGGGCGCGGCGCCGCTCCGCCGACGCCTACATCGGCAACCTGGCGCTGGCCGACCTGGCCTTCGTGGCCACGCTGCCGCTGTGGGCCGCCTACACGGCGCTGCGCTTCCACTGGCCCTTCGGCGCAGCGCTCTGCAAGCTCAGCAGTTTCCTGGTGCTGCTCAGCATGTTCGCCTCCGCCTTCTGCCTGGGCGGCCTCAGCGCCGAGCGctgccgcgccgccgccccgccgccccgcgccgtcccccgccgccgccccgccgggctggGCCCGCTGGCCGCGCTctgggcggcggcggcggcggcggcgctgccggcgctgctgctgcgggaggcgcggcgcggcccgcgCAACCGGACGCTGTGCGAgctggcggcgggcggcgcggggcgggcggcggcgctgaGCTTGGGCGCCACGGTGGTGGGCTTCGCCGCGCCGCTGCTGCTGATGGCCGTCTGCTACTGCTGCGTGGGCGCCGCCGTCCGCCGCCACCTCCGCCCGCGCCGGCGGCTGCTGCGGCTGATGGCGGCGCTGGTGGCCGTATTTGccggctgctggctgcccttcCACCTGCTCAAGAGCCTCTTCGCGTTGGCGGCAGCcgggctgctggagctgccctgcGCGCTGCTGGGGCTCATCGCCCGCCTGCACCCCTACGCCACCTGCCTGGCCTACCTCAACAGCTGCCTCAACCCGCTGCTCTACGCCTTCCTCGACGGGCGGTTCCGCGCCCGCTGCcgcctgctgctggggcagcgccgcccggccgccgccgccgcctcctccaCGCCCAGCGGCCCCACGCAGCGCTCGGAGCTGCCCCCGGCCGGCACCAAGCTGTAG
- the MORC2 gene encoding ATPase MORC2 isoform X3 — protein MLCFLDDGTGMDSNEAASVIQFGKSAKRSPESTQIGQYGNGLKSGSMRIGKDFILFTKKNNTMTCLLLSRTFHEEEGIDEVIVPLPTWNARSRESVTDNMEKFAIETELIYKYSPFKSEQEVMEQFSKIRGEKGTLVIIFNLKLMDNGEPELDVTSDPRDIQMAETPPEGTKPERRSFRAYAAVLYIDPRMRIFINGHKVQTKRLSCCLYKPRMYKYTSNRFKTRAEQEVKKAEHMARIAEEKAREAESKARALELRLGGDLTWESRVTLRQVQNSAITMRREADVKKRIKDAKQRALKEPKELNFIFGVNIEQRELDGMFIYNCSRLIKMYEKVGPQLEGGMACGGVVGVVDVPYLVLEPTHNKQDFADAKEYRHLLKAMGEHLAQYWKDVAIAQRGIIKFWDEFGYLSANWNQPPSSELRYKRRRAMEIPTTIQCDVCLKWRTLPFQLSSVEKNYPDSWVCSMNPDPEQDRCEAAEQKQKVPLGTLKKDLKSQEEKQKQLTEKIRQQQEKLEALQKTTPIRSQADLKKLPLEVTTRPAGEDTQSQTRPQRPRSPPLPDVIKNAPSRPPPSPTPLPKSVSQLKRSSSAWPNISTPKLASMLSKEEASTSKTQQQTVTAGKSNSTLKTVAKPGTTMKPPCAVLQNPKSSHEAPSPKAAKVPALKKSATVKCPQASSTRKRTLNTAEDGSEEEGEHKKEKTKRGKFVGVKEEKKDSSEVVVELTDSAGEEELAELKKAQKDKGMHVEVRVNKEWFTGRVTAVEMGKHAVRWKVKFDYVPTDTTPRDRWVKKGSEDVRLMKPPSPEYQAPDTQQEEQVVVAEPSTSDCVRIEPDTTGPSSSQETVDLLVHILRNFLRYFLPPNFPISKKELSSMSSEGLLAFPLKEYFKQYEIGLQNLCNSYQTRADARAKACEENLHNLERKLKETEEKLQKLRTNIVALLQKVQEDIDINTDDELDAYIEDLITKGD, from the exons GGGTTCCATGCGGATTGGGAAGGATTTTATCCTgttcacaaagaaaaacaacaccATGACTTGCCTTCTCTTGTCACGGACATTCCATGAGGAAGAAGGCATTGATGAG GTTATTGTTCCCCTGCCAACCTGGAACGCACGAAGCCGGGAGTCTGTGACTGACAACATGGAGAAGTTTGCTATTGAGACGGAGCTAATTTATAAGTATTCACCTTTCAAATCAGAACAGGAAGTGATGGAGCAGTTTAGTAAGATACGTGGTGAGAAAG GTACCCTGGTGATCATCTTTAACCTCAAACTAATGGATAATGGAGAGCCAGAGCTGGATGTGACTTCTGATCCCCGAGACATTCAGATGGCAGAAACACCTCCAGAAGGAAC AAAGCCTGAGCGCCGCTCATTCCGTGCCTATGCTGCTGTGCTTTATATTGATCCCAGGATGAGGATCTTCATAAATGGACACAAAGTACAAACCAAACGACTTTCATGCTGCCTGTACAAACCAAG GATGTACAAGTATACTTCAAACCGTTTCAAGACCCGTGCAGAGCAAGAGGTGAAGAAAGCAGAGCACATGGCGAGGATAG CGGAGGAGAAGGCTCGTGAGGCGGAGAGTAAAGCCCGTGCCCTTGAGCTGCGCCTAGGAGGTGATCTTACGTGGGAGTCCAGG GTGACGCTACGTCAAGTCCAGAACTCTGCAATAACCATGCGCCGAGAGGCCGATGTGAAGAAAAGGATCAAGGATGCGAAGCAGCG AGCACTGAAGGAACCCAAAGAACTGAATTTTATCTTTGGTGTGAATATTGAGCAGCGCGAATTGGATGGCATGTTCATTTATAACTGCAGTCGCCTGATAAAGATGTATGAGAAGGTTGGCCCACAGCTGGAGGGTGGCAT GGCATGTGGTGGAGTGGTAGGTGTGGTGGATGTGCCCTATTTAGTTCTGGAGCCAACCCATAATAAACAAGACTTTGCTGATGCCAAAGAGTATCGACACTTGCTGAAGGCCATGGGAGAGCATTTGGCTCAGTATTGGAAGGATGTTGCCATAG cccAGAGAGGTATCATCAAGTTCTGGGATGAGTTTGGTTATTTGTCAGCAAACTGGAACCAGCCTCCATCTAGTGAACTGCGTTACAAGCGCCGGAGAGCCATGGAGATCCCTACCACGATTCAGTGCG ATGTATGTCTGAAATGGCGGACTCTCCCATTCCAGCTGAGTTCAGTGGAGAAGAATTACCCTGATAGCTGGGTATGCTCTATGAACCCTGATCCTGAACAAGACAG GtgtgaagctgcagagcagaagcagaaggtaCCATTGGGAACTCTGAAGAAAGACTTGAAatcacaggaggaaaagcagaaacaactAACAGAGAAAATCcgccagcagcaggaaaagctggaagCTCTGCAG aAAACCACTCCAATTCGGTCTCAAGCTGACTTAAAGAAACTGCCTCTGGAAGTGACCACACGGCCTGCAGGGGAG GACACCCAGTCGCAAACCCGACCTCAGCGCCCACGATCTCCTCCTTTACCTGATGTAATCAAGAATGCTCCAAGCAGACCACCACCATCACCCACACCTCTTCCCAAGTCCGTCAGTCAGCTGAAAAGGAGCTCTTCAGCCTGGCCGAATATCAGCACTCCCAAACTGGCAAGCATGCTCTCCAAGGAGGAGGCAAGCACTTCCAAGACACAACAGCAGACTGTGACAGCTGGAAAGTCTAACAGCACTTTAAAAACTGTTGCCAAACCAGGTACAACAATGAAGCCACCCTGTGCTGTCCTGCAGAACCCCAAAAGCTCACATGAGGCACCCAGTCCAAAAGCTGCTAAGGTGCCTGCACTAAAGAAATCTGCCACTGTCAAATGCCCACAG GCGTCTTCCACTCGGAAGAGGACCTTGAACACCGCAGAGGATGGGtctgaggaggagggggagcacaagaaggagaaaacaaaacgGGGCAAGTTTGTGggagtgaaagaagaaaagaaggattcCAGTGAGGTGGTGGTAGAG CTTACAGACAGTGCTGGGGAAGAAGAGCTGgcagaactgaagaaagctCAGAAAG ATAAAGGGATGCATGTGGAAGTACGTGTGAACAAGGAGTGGTTCACAGGCCGTGTCACAGCTGTGGAAATGGGCAAGCATGCAGTACGGTGGAAGGTGAAGTTTGATTATGTTCCTACAGACACCACACCAAGGGATCGCTG ggTAAAGAAGGGCAGTGAGGATGTGAGATTGATGAAGCCTCCCTCTCCTGAGTACCAGGCTCCAGATACACAGCAGGAAGAGCAGGTTGTTGTGGCTGAACCTTCTACCTCAGACTGTGTCAGAATTGAGCCAGACACCACtggtcccagcagcagccaagaaacAGTAGACTTATTAGTCCACATCCTTCG AAATTTTTTGCGGTACTTCCTACCTCCGAACTTTCCTATCTCCAAGAAGGAGCTGAGTTCCATGAGCTCAGAAGGGTTGCTGGCATTTCCCTTG aaagaatatttcaaaCAGTATGAGATAGGTCTGCAGAACCTGTGCAATTCATATCAGACACGTGCTGACGCCCGGGCCAAAGCCTGTGAAGAAAACCTCCACAACTTGGAGagaaagctgaaggaaacaGAGGAGAAACTGCAGAAGCTGAGGACCAACATCGTGGCCCTTCTGCAGAAAGTGCAGGAG GACATTGATATTAATACAGATGATGAACTGGATGCATATATTGAGGACTTGATCACGAAAGGAGATTGA